One genomic segment of Arachis duranensis cultivar V14167 chromosome 4, aradu.V14167.gnm2.J7QH, whole genome shotgun sequence includes these proteins:
- the LOC107484791 gene encoding copper transporter 1-like, whose translation MSLPNQETMQDMPNMTDNNSSSNMEMNMQMSFYWGKHGTVLFSGWPKSGGMYTLALFFVFFLSMAIEILSNQPPIRPGARPASGVTAQAVVYFFRISFVYLVMLAVMSFNGGIFIAAILGHSLGFFLAKFRAVAMANREPSDLEQKV comes from the coding sequence ATGTCACTACCAAACCAAGAAACGATGCAAGATATGCCAAATATGACTGATAATAATAGCAGCAGCAACATGGAGATGAATATGCAGATGAGCTTCTATTGGGGGAAACATGGTACTGTACTTTTCTCTGGCTGGCCAAAAAGTGGTGGCATGTACACATTGGCACTCTTCTTTGTGTTCTTCTTATCAATGGCAATTGAGATTCTCTCCAACCAGCCGCCAATACGGCCCGGGGCTAGACCGGCTTCTGGGGTAACGGCTCAGGCCGTTGTGTACTTCTTCCGAATCAGCTTCGTCTACTTGGTCATGCTTGCTGTCATGTCCTTCAATGGAGGAATCTTCATAGCTGCTATTCTTGGTCACTCCTTGGGATTCTTCTTGGCCAAGTTTCGAGCTGTTGCCATGGCCAACAGGGAACCCTCTGATCTTGAACAGAAAGTTTGA